The Camelina sativa cultivar DH55 chromosome 18, Cs, whole genome shotgun sequence DNA window CTACTATCAAAGACTTTCCCATTCTCCAACTTCCCTACATAATGTGCCTGCAAGAAACACTCAAGAATCATCAAacatcataattttattttaattaaaggtATAGTTGGTACTTGGTACTTAATTACCTTGATTAGTTGCCCTTTAACAGCTTCAGGACCATAACCAACAACTTTATCACAGAAAGCAAGACCAGAAGGAGACACAGAGAATTCACAAGAAGTTGTTTCGGCTAAGGCTGAAGAAACTGTATCAACAAAGCCAAGacagaaaccaaaaccaacGATTGCTTCTCTTCTACCACATGAAGCTAGTTGGACAAGACTTAACTCAGGATCAGGagaaactttttgtttgtttctcaagTTGATAGCCTCTGCTCTGTTTAAGCTATTATTCACAAAAAATCTGCATTTTCTTTGCTGACTTGGAGGAGAACAAGTTCCAACTGAAAATCCCAAGGAGCTCATTATCTTCTctatccagaaaaaaaaaagaaaaaagaaaagaacaatctGAAAGAGATAATAAGAGCTTTGTGTTGGACAATCAGCAATCCTTGCTGGCAAACAAGGCAACCACACACAATTGGGCTTCATTTTTAGTCACATTTTCAAGATCACAGGCCCAATATGAATATAATCTTGGTTTCATTTCATCTTATTATATACCTTTGAtgataagaaattaagaattgTGTTGTAGagttatcatttttattttttaaatttgtattaagAGGGgtattaaatttgtattttagaagatttgaaaatcacttgttattcaattgatgatttttaataatcttctaaaatcctatgttattcaacttggaatctatgtaaaattatttaaaatattttacaatctATTGTCATTCAATTATTGATttacaaaacttatttaaaatctactgttattcaaaatatcacaaatttttttaaaaatgttcttttgaatgattctacaagatttttgtttgttttttagttataaaatatgaGTATCAAAATCATAGCTATAAGGTAGAATtgttgaggatttttttttaaaccaattatcacaacaaaaccaacaactgATGCatcgtctctttctctctctcaaaaccgTAATCGATCGAATCATCGTAACTTCTCCTCCTGCAATCGATCGAATCTAATGGTCAATAGTTCCTTGAAGAATCATCAAGGTACGTTTTCCTGATGCTCCGTACAATCCTCCGATTCGttagatttggggattttaaatGTGGTTGGATCACTTAGCTCAATGGTGGTTGGTGAGTTCGGTGTTAGGTGAATGAAGaagctctgtttcttcctcttctactTCTAATTTGCGCTTGAAGCAATCAAATTAgggataactttttttttttgaacaaagattGGGGTTTGGGGATAACAATGTTGTCTTCTACTTCTTTCTCCTTCGAGCAACCTCGAGTAATAACCTGTAAAGGTAAACAAAAAAgggtcttttgtttttgtcgtaGTTTAtgaaagattatattttttgattgGGTAGTTCTTGTAGCGGCGGTGGCATGGTGTCCTGGTGAGTTGTAGTGAGTCCACCTCAACCTCTTGAGATCAGGATTAAGTGGTTTGTACATCTCTATGTCGTAGTGACCTCTCTCCTTGGGAGTCtcaggtttgtgttttttgCTAATAACATCTTTTGAAACTCTCATTGGACATCTTTGTTTCCTCCCATCTACGTTTCTGCATTTTAGTCAAACCCTACAAAGgttctgtttgattttttattgtCCATctactgttttatttttatgtaaaagtaGAAGTTAACTGCTACGATATGTgatctgacttttttttttctacgatCTCATAGGAAACTCAACGTTTACTTAGTGAACCTGGTAAGTTCATCAACTTGGAACCTCTCTCTGCCTTATTACTAGTTCATTATAAGTTCTATCTATTTTGGGTTTCACAGTCGATTTGAGCTGAGTCAGTTAATATTGGTAGCTGGAACCTTTCAGATTATACTTCTGTCTATAACCACATTTTAGTTTCGAATATGTAGAATTTGATGTGGTATTGAGTGTTTTATTGTCGTTCTGATTTGTTTCCTCCAGAAGAAGATGCTGTCGAAGAAACTAACGTTGATCAaagaaatgatgaagaagaagaacagcttCATGGtactcaagaacaacaaagaatGCTGGCTAATATATGGAGAGCAAATATAGCTGCAAGCATGTGGACTGATGATATGAATATGGGATCATGATGCATTACTATGACTATGctttatttttagattgtttcatTTCCTTTGTTGggtaattcttttttcttttctcttttttttggttcttgtctAGAAACATAaaagtcttgttttcttttctctgttttgaaaacGACTTGCAACCTAGTGGTTCAGtgactttttttgttcaatGAAACGTAAAATTACGAGAGGTCAACTATTAGAGCAATCTGAGAAAGGACAAGCTTCAAACAATGGATAATTAACTAGTACATGCGGTCTAGTAGGAACAAGCGTTGCAACATACTCCTCCATGTTTTCAAGGTAATCTAAACTTGTGCGCAAACTAGTTTCAACGGTTCTCATAGTTTTCTCCTCCAAGTTGTATTCGCATAGTTTTATTTCACTTTCACGTGTCCTCACCTTTACAAGCAACAATCCTGCCTGGTTTACCACAGCTCCTAGCCACATAGTAGATTCACGAGTACGCAACGACCAGAAGAAATTTTCACCCACCAGGATTCCCTCAGGGTTCACACGGCTCAAGCCAAAAAAATTCCTCCATGGGAAATCAATCACGTGGCCAACAAACCACCAATAGAAATAACGTACTTAGGGCAAACTCTGTGTTACGTAATAGTTATATTATggtatagagttttttttttggtgttataaaatatttttaaaatcattcaaagtttactaaaatctcataaaatctaATAGAATATCATataatcagattttattttccttttttttaatagaataactctaaaacacaatcaaatctcctaaaatctttcagaattctaaaattttgaaatcctACCAAATCCTAAGAATATCAAGTTTAATACCCCCTCTAAACTCTTTCTATGTCAAAaccaatttacaaaatttaaatcactTATTTTTGATCAAGTTGTAGTCTTACCATTTATTGATTAAAGAATTATTGCTGTACtatttattttgcaatttttgAAGGATATCAAAAATTGAaggaaaatttaattttaaaataaaaatttcaataaatttttttgacttATCCAAGTATCCAACCAATCACCCGACAACATTTCCAATATTATCCAGTCACATTGGTTTTATCTTCTGCTTTAGtttcactttcttttgtttcaactTCAAGATATGCAGAGAAGACGAACACATTTGAAATGAACGAATCAAATTTATAACggagttaagaaaaaaaaagagagagataaacaGTAACTCAAAATCATTACATAAACAGTTATGacatcaaacacaataaaaagtAACCAAGTTTGACATTACTTTTTCTTGAGTCCAAAACTATCAAAACGCTTACACAAGCAAAAGAACacgtctttctctctctttagaGAGTTGCTAGCTGCTGAATATCATAAGGATGAGCATCAGAAGCAGCTTCTCGCCTAAAAGATCGTGTTCCGATAACAATATTCGCAGCTTCACCGGGATGAAACGCATCCCAAAACACATACTCATTTCTATTCAGACATGGAGCTTGACCTGGAAGACAAGTAATTTGTCCATTGTTCCTCCCAACTCCACAACATCCTGCATTTGTCACTCTAAACCCTGCAAATTTAAAGCAACAAAATGAGCAAactataataagaaaaaattgtttacttAGATAACAACTTTGAAGGCAGAGCCAGTGTTACCGTAGCGAGCAGGGTTTGTAACAATGTCTTGGAAGATGCCATAGGCGTTGATGTAAGTGAATTTTGCGTCAGGTGTGTTCTGGTTAAAAGCGTCAACTATAGATATGAGTTTGTTGTTGAAGATTCTGTTTGCTGAGTTGATTCTTTCGTCACACGTTCTTCCATCTCTGCTGTTCTGAGCTAGCTCGTTCGGGCTGCAACCGATTGCCCCAACTCCTATCAACGCAAACTTCCTCGCTCCATTAGTATACAATATCTGCTCCATTACAATAAAGCACAATATTCAAAACCTTAATACTCAATCAAGGATCAAGAAACATAAGAACCTAAACAGAGgcaaaagtacaaaaacataGGGGTTAGGAGTGTACGAACCCTGAGTTGCTCGGTGTAGCGGGCAACGAGATCGTCTGCGTAGGACTCGGGCGAGAATTGGTTTCCGGTAGAGTAAAAGGTGGGCATGAAGTAGTTGTTGAGATAATCATTACTGCCTAAACCGATCGAGTAAATGCATTTGCTGAGGTAGTTCGAAGCTTCGTTCTGATCACCAAGTATGTTCACTACTTGTGACACAGTGTTCACGTGGTTAGCTACTTGCCCTGCAAATGTAATTCTACCTCCCTGAGGAACAACAATAACAAGAACAATCAAACTCTAAGAAGCTTTAGAACTAAATGAAACACACAAATCTTGTAAGGAAACTAACTACTATACGCCAGATCCAAATCTATTTAGAAGCTgatccaaaccaaaaccaaaacataaaccgaaccgaacacatctaaatttaattaaatatgtctCTCTAAATATACATGTGATAGAAATAGATGGTGAGACAAAATTAATGGAAGaagactatataatattttgaagttTGTTTTAATCTGAAATGAATGCCAAATTGAACCGAAGCAAGATTTTGTCGACCGAACGgtgattttttttacaaattccATTATAATTTCGAAAAAGGAGCTGAAGCAAAATGCTCATCTTTAAgagaaatagtaaaaaaaaattaccaattgTCTACCGGTTTCTTCACGGATTCCGGCAGCAGCGGAAGCATAGTTAACTCCTCGGAGAATGTCTTGTCCCCTTGCGGCGGCGTACGGTGTAATGTAGTCGTCGAAGCCCAGGAGCTCagctttattttttcaaaagaaacagaacaaaattaGTTTGAGAGgggaaaaaacagaggaaacagagcaaaaatGCAGTTAGTTAGAATTACCTATAACGTCGACAGTGGTTTTGCCGTTGCTAAACCGACCGGTAGGACCGAAAGCAAAGTCAATACCATAAGGGAAGTAATTCGCTCTAGCTAATGACTGAAGCTGATTGTTGTTGCCATTGTCAACCAAAGAGTCACCAAATATGAAGTAACATGGTGCAATTGGTTCACTCTTTGCAATATTCATCATGGTCATAgcaaccatcatcatcatcaaacaacacattctcgccatctctctctcttttagagCAATACTGTAAaagtgagagaagaaagagagattgttttgtgaatgtgaagaaaggaaaaaaatggggttatataatatagttttgaaGAATATggagagaatgagaaaatgttatttttatataaagttttttaacGGTTGAAGAAACATTAAATGTTCACGCGGCAATGATGTTTACATGTTAAATGTACAAAGTAAATGAATGTGTGTTTTTATATGTGAAATTATTTATAGGacttattgagttttttttgtgtgtgggtGGGATCTAAACGATTCAGAGACATAACGAGAGAGATGGTGGAGAGTTATTATTACGTCTGTCACTGTTTgttgtttaatttcttttactTCTACTACGGATCATTCAACTTGTATTGTATTGCGACGGTTCGATTTTAATGTCTTGCTTTGGGAATCGTGCTGTTGACTTTGATTACTCTAAATGTATCAAAGCTCGATAAAGTTACTAAAACTTGTCTCGAGAAGGAAACTGAAGATTAACTACTGCTCTGATTACTGCATTTTGTAGAATTGCTAAATGAAATAATTACATTATTATGTGATTGTGTAACTTTGATAACCTCCTTATCAACAATCATGACAGTTTTACAGCTTAGCTAAAGATTACTATTCTGAAATAATACCacaatcttgatttttttttttaataagatcaCAAGCTATTAAGTTGTAGGGGTTATACAATCATTTAAGACTCCTAACCAAACTTTCATGACCtcttttttaaattcaaatttgtggtattttttggttgaaaatgtATGGTTTTCTTAGTGGTCCCATTTTTAAATCCAAAGTTAGTGTTATTTTCTTGTTTGAAGATCATATTTATTGATAATGCTATTCCATTATTTCAATATCTCATCAATTTCACAGGTTACCCATTTAGCAAAATTCCCAATCTGGATAGTAAAAAAATCTTCATTTCTTCaatctttaattataaaataggTATTACGTTCAAATCTCTATATTATGATCACTTGATAAGTTCTCTTTGAACTAATTTACTCACAGCTGCACTTGTTTGGGTTATTTTAGCACAATGCATGTGAAAAAAGCAAAATGACTAGTCCTTAGAAATGAAGTTAACATAGTGTTGTAATACACATGAAAACATGATTTGAAGGCTCCACACTTGCATGACATGTTCCTCTCATTCTAGGAAATCTCAAATCTAACGGCTGATATCACTTTCCCTTGGTCGAATCAACGGTGAAGAATGATGTTATTGGATTTGCCATGTGTTAGGACGGACGTAAACATTAAATGAAAGACAGAGAGTGAGTTCCCTgtatgatgatcatcatcatgacATGACATGGTGAACTAAATTTGAGTAGTTGAAAGTATTCAATTTTTcagttgctctgttttgtatatatgttcCTTAAAAGCAAAATCTACTTTGGGACCCCATAATAATTACTCAAACCAAGATTCAAACTTTCTTATCCAAGCCCTCACCAAATGGAATTTTAATAAGATgaggaaagaaaagagaaatccTTACtatgaaaaaaattgatgaCATTCATAAATAGATTTGGATTATGACAGAGactatttagttaaaaaaaaaagcaaacatgttcaaacaaaatatatattctgaaTACAAAACTGTTTTTTCAGATCTATTCTACCATTCAACAACCACATGGTTGTTGCATTTATGAACTCTACTCAACAATAGAGGCAAACTTCAAGCAATGAGAACCATGAAACAGAAGAGTTGCTTTATCAATACAATATTCACTATGAATAGAAGATTTAACCAATCACAGAAATGTTGGATATTGTAATTGGTCTAGATGTCGGTAGACTTGTGTTTTTCAAAGATTCATAGACTAGAAAACTCGAGGTTCCATGTGGTATTACATTAATCTAACTCTAAGCCCACTTTTCTATTATCAAAATGTCCTGAGATCTTGAATTTCTAGTCTATATATTCCTTAAACTTATCTAGCCAAAATATATAACGAACAAAACGGTTCTCGCAGATTTTTCCTAGAGGATTTGGCTAATGCATAATATTGTACAACGTCACATCCGATGTAGAACAAAATGGAAAGAAGAAACGTACGTGAAAGCACTCCTGCTTTGTAGCTATAATTCATCTGAGGAACTGCTTTGAGAAGAAAAGAACTGCAGAGCCATGTCTTTAGCTATTTGAAGCAAACTCTTGACGTCGTTGCCACCCACTTCGAGACAGTCTTGTAATAACTCTCCATCTACTACTTCAGCTTGTATCATCTCCCACAACTCCCTCAATGCACCCTAACAATCATAAAGCGAGAACACAAAACAATGTCCATAAGTTTTCAGCCTATAGAATAACAGTAAAACTCTATCAAATGACTCTAGACAAAGACTAACTTCAATAGCAAACATGTCCTCTAGGAGAGATCAAAGCAAAGCAAGGAACAACTTATCAGTGATGGagccaacacaaacaaaaaagatgaaGTCTCTCAACTATGATATTGTATATGTTACGAGAATTAAAAGTGAGCTTGAGACCTAATAAAACAGACAACTGTCAAGCTCACTTACTCAACACATACATACAAAACTCCGCATACAGAACAAGTAGTCAAGTAGTATATCATCACTAGAAACGAACAATAAGCCACAGTACACATTTTTACTGTAAACGGACAAAGTATCATTCTTTCCTCTACTTCAAGCAGATGTTGGTGTAACAACTCTCTGTTACGAGAATCGAAGTGAACTCGGGACCTAATAGAAGAGACACCTCTCAAGCTCAACAACTCATCACATAAATACAGAACAACTCGATGACTCAAAGTATCACTCTTTCTCTACTTCAACcagattttgttgttttgtctacTGTAAGGATCTAAAGATCAATACTTAAAGGGTTTTTAAGAATCCATACCGATTTACCAAAGATTCTGAGAAGACGATTAAGTAATTTTTTCGAAACACGAAGAGCTTTGCCATAGCTCCGAGCAACAGCGCTCGCTTTACCAGCATTAGATTCGGCTCTATTAAACTCCGTAACCATACCCATAAGCTCATTGAGATCACCAATCGCATCGTACATCTCACTGTAGTCAATCCCACCTTTTCTCCAAGCGTAGTTCCACATGTAATCCCACCCAACAGACCAAGCTCTGCTCAAACACCCTAACCCTAATCCGCGATCGATCTCTTCAGCCATGGCTCGTACGCGAGACGAGCCCAATATGTCTCCGCGTGAAGCGCGTAGGTTAGCGACGCGGAGGAGGAGGGATCGTGAGgttgagattagggttttgtattgTGTGAATGAGAACGGGAAAGTGAAGGCATTTACGAAAATTGATGATGGAGATGAGACTGTGAGGATGAGGAATAGTACGGAGAAGAGCTTAATCGTCGCCGGAGGAGATATTATTCCGGCCATTGATTCCGGTGATGTTGTTTGACTTTTAGTCAACGTCTCGTCGAGAGAGGAAAAAGGTTTCTAAGTAAATGAAAACGATGGCGGTGTAACCATGCTGCTGACGTGGATCTCGTCCCAGTTTAGATTGACTTCTccggttcaattttaatgacGATCGGTTCGtttttaataatgtcatttgtttttaatatggtTACATGCACAAATTGTATTTATgtaaacattattatatactagataaggcgCATCACAATGTGCgagtttaaaaattgttgaagaaaataaatcataaacctttaaaaaaaattgaaaatatataaaaagttttatttcctaaagtaaatatataaataatttaagttagaaaatatttgtatttaccttcatatatttatttatatttatatatttttaatatattataacaattgttacaataatctaaaactaaattatatcccactaaaacttttgtcaaatactcatcattacaaatattattaccgtcaaatttcaaaaacatttcacaacttatttacaaaatattttatatgcaacaaattcatcaaagcaacatttAACAAGTAAccacatataattttactatatattttaccattaaaaatatgttcttacacctaaaattattttattgttNNNNNNNNNNNNNNNNNNNNNNNNNNNNNNNNNNNNNNNNNNNNNNNNNNNNNNNNNNNNctgacgtgttttaggacatatatatatagtgtttttgggttttagaataccctgaagttttattttctgcaaccctgtgagtttttgagagcttttgggagagagatctgaactacTTTGATAGAAGAATTCCTAAACTCcttccttactcttttaatctcaattgcttattattcagaattatgttttgttcttcattgaatatgtctgagtagtttgcttgttaggttcagggtttttcacagggattttatgaattattagatctgtttatttaggattctttatcgttctagatcttcatcataggttgttcttaatgctagatctttgattagtcatctggatttagatcttaggactattgattgatatgagaatataattgattttcctgacaaaaaccttttgatgagcaaaattattttctgcaaagagatttgatttagtgattttgtgaacaatctaaacttgtttttaaagctgatttttaacctagaattttacaaagagatttggattttctagtttcaaatttagataatatttgcagtgagaactgatttattttacagaagagtttagagttctagatctgattttaattgcttgaatcctatttaattattgatttaatattttgtaatttcctgagaaattccctggacctagctttttgatcttctgaatttacaacagttttatttaatattttgaattgcttttctttatttaaatcaacttgtttagcgtaatcataaaactctataatttattgtgtaatctagagtccttgtggaattcgacccctaagtattacagtgacctcttaatttgagagagtagttctagggtaaatttgagcatatcaacatcaaccaccgacttatcttccaaacttataatacTACTAACTATAGAATCACTTTTGAAACCTCCATtagtgtctccatcctcgattaaattagcgggcttatatactttgatttcatttattgcatctgatagcttccattgaaaaacccgcacgaatcaaagaccACGCAATAGATcgacaaaattatataagaaaaaaatatcaaatatcaaagctttcgatagaaacatgtaatgttatgtagatataatgttattttcttaattagttgtcctattatgtttcaaaaataataattcttttgatataccttatgttattctttttaaatttgttattcactatttatttattaataagctaataatatacatgtcaaaatattattgagaaaacacgtataatataagtaatgtacaatgaaaaatagattagttttgttaattttcttttttgatttagatttttttttagatataaacatgtaaattttatttagatttgatgttattttcttaattatctgttttaaaaaataatattttttgacacgtgtcaacatctcatcagtcatcttgacatgtgtcatgattATGTTAATGACTAATTTAAAACCCTATTTTATATAgtaagatttttaatataataaaaaaattagttcaaaCTTCAATTGAAGCTTTTTTCTCAAGACTGCCAATCGGTTTTTcatgattttcattttcttcgttTTCTCCGCATGTGCCTCACAATCTTGTTGCAACACTCATTGTTCGAAATTGGCTAACCATAgagacataaaatttatttatttagtttttgtgcaaacaatgacagaaaatttaatgtgttaggttatatagtataattatatgaccaaatatggatgatacatagtatatttattttaccatgtagtTGTTGAGAATCTTTTGTAACAGTGAAACTATGATATGGATggcacatagtatatttatctttgttgtttttttttaaaatataataatattacaattatcttatgctttCTTAAGTTTCTTTTATCCAGCTTtaaaactgtgatttctgatcgttaaaattgacacatgtcatgattTGATAAGTTAccaactttgatatttaatcgttaaaattaacacgtgtcacgatctggtgagttactaactttgagaaccaaggtttatacaataaaattgttaaaatagCACCCGTGCTCTACAGGGTTGATATTCTTAAATGTATtttcaaaaaactatatatgtaacatatattgttataagtttataattgttatttttattatatatgtcatgaaaatatatttttatatgtcgatttggtaTAACTGATTATTACCTTTGTCAATTTGATGAATATAtctagatttttaaattttattctgtatattttttactttgttaaatttgttaatattatagAAAATGTAAGAGATTTGTTTACATGATTATGTATAAGGAAATGATTTGTTAAAATGTGCATATATTTGTACgaaaatgatgtatatatatttataatattaaaaataataattttaagttgtggtatttattaaaatagtaagggtttattatgtaaatgagtaaacattatatataaaatattatattaacaaatataCTTCCGTTTTAATAAGATGGCGATACTATTCTATCAAAGTCAACATTATATTCTTTTTGTGAGGTAACCAtctctatattttatttgtaggcTGAGTAATATcaaatctaatataataaagtaggctTACATTTTCTAAGAAAGCTCTATCTATCTGCCACATGACACTTCtgaatcttttgcttttttttttttcttatgtttaagCTAATTATTAATAGGCTGTAAATGATTAATGAGCCACAGAAATATCTCCACTTCTCAAAGCAAACCGACGGTATCTCACAGTTATGTCTTCTCCACTTTCTCGCCTGTCTGTCTTCCCCATCCCTCTCCTCTTATCCGTTCAATTACCGCTAGAACCCCTAATTAATCTCACATTCGTTTTATGGTGTTTTCTTGACCAACAACGGAGATCTTAAATCATTATTTCGTTTGTAAAAGATTATGTTAACGTCGTTAGAAATCGTAACAATGATATGTGGGAAATTGGAAAATCGTGATATTTCATGCATTTTTTATCATCTATAAAATAGTTTAAGTACTTTTCTGGTAACGAAAAAAGTTCGtgtttttttggcaaatatcaaataaatcatgtatttttttggcatttttcgctttttctgtttcatctttttaatttaaaaatatgagaagCACACTCttctatttttgattattatcatctaatttaaaaatatataagttattttcatatttaatttgtttgtgacATGTGACATATTTTCATGTAatcttcttttaaatttattatgttgtctctttttaatattttcttacctaattagttttatatattttatattatataatattttataatttcagtTACTCCCACCTTACTGGTCCatttaatgtttattttcttaaacataaaatatttatttttaattaaacctaatatacaacatatatataataatatacattaattcatacattaaatatacactttagtactaaattgtaacagaaattacataaattatgagTTGACTATTTGTTTTCTCCAAACACTTTCAGTTAAGTATCCtagcaattataattataacttctttaatttcatttcttatcgtataaataatcattctcacatcctcctccatcatatttcaaatcctaattttttttcgATGTTCTTGCATTGGTTATAAACTCAATGaagattctatttttatattatataatattttctaatttcagttACTCTCTACTTAATGGTCTatttggtatttattttttttaaacatataatatttatttttaattaaacctaaaatacaacatatttaatcatataaattaattcaaatttaaatataaactttagtactaaattgtaactaaaattacataaactaTGAATTGagtatttgttttctccattcacTTTCAGTTAAATACCCtagcaattataattataactcctctaatttaatttttgagaaatgtaaATTTCATcactttttatcctataaataatcattcttacatcctcctccatcatatctcaagttctaattcttttttttttgtttttaatgttcttgtattggtt harbors:
- the LOC104760339 gene encoding peptidyl-prolyl cis-trans isomerase FKBP13, chloroplastic; its protein translation is MSSLGFSVGTCSPPSQQRKCRFFVNNSLNRAEAINLRNKQKVSPDPELSLVQLASCGRREAIVGFGFCLGFVDTVSSALAETTSCEFSVSPSGLAFCDKVVGYGPEAVKGQLIKAHYVGKLENGKVFDSSYNRGKPLTFRIGVGEVIKGWDQGILGSDGIPPMLTGGKRTLKIPPELAYGDRGAGCKGGSCLIPPASVLLFDIEFIGKA
- the LOC104760341 gene encoding GDSL esterase/lipase At5g45670 — its product is MARMCCLMMMMVAMTMMNIAKSEPIAPCYFIFGDSLVDNGNNNQLQSLARANYFPYGIDFAFGPTGRFSNGKTTVDVIAELLGFDDYITPYAAARGQDILRGVNYASAAAGIREETGRQLGGRITFAGQVANHVNTVSQVVNILGDQNEASNYLSKCIYSIGLGSNDYLNNYFMPTFYSTGNQFSPESYADDLVARYTEQLRILYTNGARKFALIGVGAIGCSPNELAQNSRDGRTCDERINSANRIFNNKLISIVDAFNQNTPDAKFTYINAYGIFQDIVTNPARYGFRVTNAGCCGVGRNNGQITCLPGQAPCLNRNEYVFWDAFHPGEAANIVIGTRSFRREAASDAHPYDIQQLATL
- the LOC104760342 gene encoding uncharacterized protein LOC104760342, which translates into the protein MAGIISPPATIKLFSVLFLILTVSSPSSIFVNAFTFPFSFTQYKTLISTSRSLLLRVANLRASRGDILGSSRVRAMAEEIDRGLGLGCLSRAWSVGWDYMWNYAWRKGGIDYSEMYDAIGDLNELMGMVTEFNRAESNAGKASAVARSYGKALRVSKKLLNRLLRIFGKSGALRELWEMIQAEVVDGELLQDCLEVGGNDVKSLLQIAKDMALQFFSSQSSSSDEL